Proteins found in one Quercus robur chromosome 2, dhQueRobu3.1, whole genome shotgun sequence genomic segment:
- the LOC126712455 gene encoding UPF0496 protein At1g20180: MSQMRKSIRWPKLKSPFRRAGRSPIEDADSLSSVNDEYMEAFRTKSYTDMWDKVHDQLESTSMKRPSSSTSLSLHTHLSQSLLEPRQETLADMIQGMDLHYLLIDYFKASLEACKICETLLQSVHQTHANYRKIKRVIKLSRSVHDSADYTDDQCQVIFGKLAAFASMKNPLSIISPEQFRETRDGYMVLLQRLTSKHRKIKRNVRFGKIWKKVGGVALVMSHSAILILLLLFALHSIVGIVAAPALLACSLGLCTKKMKGAWGGLKAKVLGKLGDQIDVAAKGVYILVNDFDTMSRMVKRLHDEVEHRKAVADICVKSGKFEILKEVVRDLHVHESSFQEQLEELEEHIYLCFLTINRSRRLVIQEIMVAHH; the protein is encoded by the exons ATGTCCCAGATGAGAAAGAGTATTCGTTGGCCCAAGTTGAAATCTCCCTTCAGAAGGGCTG GCAGATCACCGATAGAAGATGCCGATAGCTTGTCAAGCGTAAATGATGAATACATGGAAGCTTTCAGAACAAAATCTTATACAGATATGTGGGACAAAGTTCATGACCAGCTAGAAAGTACAAGCATGAAGAGACCTTCTTCATCGACTTCTCTTTCACTTCACACGCATCTCTCCCAAAGCTTACTTGAACCGCGGCAAGAAACCCTAGCGGACATGATACAAGGCATGGATCTTCATTACCTTCTAATTGACTATTTTAAAGCCAGCTTAGAAGCATGTAAGATTTGTGAGACACTCCTTCAAAGTGTACATCAAACGCATGCTAATTATCGAAAAATCAAAAGAGTTATCAAGCTAAGTAGAAGTGTACACGATTCTGCAGATTACACTGATGACCAATGTCAGGTTATTTTTGGAAAGCTTGCTGCATTTGCATCAATGAAAAACCCATTATCGATTATTAGCCCAGAACAATTTCGTGAAACTCGTGATGGCTACATGGTGTTGCTCCAAAGGCTTACATCAAaacatagaaaaattaaaaggaatGTAAGATTTGGTAAAATATGGAAGAAAGTTGGCGGGGTTGCTCTTGTTATGTCTCATAGTGCAATTCTGATTCTGTTGCTACTCTTTGCATTGCATAGCATTGTGGGAATTGTTGCTGCACCAGCGCTTCTTGCTTGTTCCTTGGGTCTATGTACGAAGAAAATGAAGGGAGCTTGGGGAGGGCTTAAGGCAAAAGTGCTTGGAAAACTTGGTGACCAAATTGATGTTGCTGCCAAAGGAGTTTATATATTAGTCAATGATTTTGATACGATGAGTCGGATGGTTAAGAGATTACATGACGAAGTAGAACACCGAAAAGCTGTGGCGGATATATGTGTTAAGAGCGGAAAATTTGAGATATTGAAGGAGGTTGTGAGGGACTTGCATGTCCATGAGTCAAGCTTCCAGGAACAATTAGAAGAGCTTGAAGAACATATCTACTTGTGCTTTCTCACAATAAACAGATCTAGGAGGCTTGTAATTCAAGAGATAATGGTAGCCCACCATTGA